One segment of Acaryochloris thomasi RCC1774 DNA contains the following:
- a CDS encoding VOC family protein: MNRENTIDYIEIPALDLPKTKAFFSELFGWTFEDFGSEYCSFNDGRVDGGFFKSDTTVSTQSGSVLIVFYRADLEAAVIAVKNAGGQIVKPIFPFPGGRRFHFSDPNGNEYAIWSDVSE; this comes from the coding sequence ATGAATCGAGAGAATACGATTGACTATATTGAGATTCCTGCCTTAGATTTGCCGAAGACAAAGGCTTTTTTCTCAGAGCTGTTTGGCTGGACCTTTGAAGACTTTGGGTCGGAGTACTGCAGCTTTAACGATGGCCGCGTGGACGGCGGCTTCTTCAAATCCGATACGACGGTCTCGACTCAATCGGGAAGCGTACTCATTGTGTTCTATCGCGCTGATTTAGAAGCTGCGGTGATTGCTGTTAAAAATGCTGGCGGTCAGATCGTCAAACCAATCTTCCCTTTCCCAGGGGGCCGTCGGTTTCACTTTAGTGATCCCAACGGCAATGAATATGCGATCTGGTCAGATGTTAGTGAATAA
- a CDS encoding NAD(P)H-quinone oxidoreductase subunit 5, with translation MESLYQYAWLIPVLPLAGAMILGLGLISFNKATNALRRPSATFIVSMLGGAMALSFAILWSQFQGHEPYLVTFEWAAAGNFHLNMGYTIDHLTSMMLVVVTTVAFLVMVYTDGYMAHDPGYVRFYAYLSLFSFSMLGLVMSPNLVQIYIFWELVGMCSYLLVGFWFDRKPAAAAAQKAFVTNRVGDFGLLLGILGLFWATNSFEFDIIGTRLQELVASGALSGTLVSIFAILVFLGPVAKSAQFPLHVWLPDAMEGPTPISALIHAATMVAAGVFLIARMFPVFADIPTVMTVIAWTGALTAFLGASIAMTQNDIKKGLAYSTISQLGYMVMAMGIGAYSAGLFHLMTHAYFKAMLFLGSGSVIHGMEDVVGHDPVLAQDMRLMGGLRKYMPATAITFLIGCLAISGIPPFAGFWSKDEILGAAFEANPALWLIGWATAGVTAFYMFRMYFSTFEGEFRGNQSELRTQIKQLSQPAFGPGAMDPKELEAHDAHDSHDHGHHASEPHESPITMTLPLMVLAIPSLAIGLLGTPFANYFETFIYPPGEPVPDMAEIAAEFEWSEFAPMAGSSIGIALIGITLASLMYISRKVDAGAIASKIQPLYEFSLNKWYLDDFYDRVFVRGCRRLARQVLEVDYNVVDGVVNFTGFVAVISGEGLKYFENGRAQFYALIIFFAVLGFVIISV, from the coding sequence ATGGAATCTTTATATCAGTATGCCTGGCTGATTCCGGTCCTGCCCCTCGCAGGTGCCATGATCTTAGGCCTTGGACTGATCTCTTTTAATAAGGCAACAAATGCCCTGCGTCGGCCTAGCGCGACCTTCATCGTTTCAATGCTGGGGGGCGCAATGGCGCTCTCCTTTGCCATCCTGTGGAGTCAGTTTCAAGGTCATGAGCCTTACCTCGTCACTTTTGAGTGGGCCGCAGCCGGTAACTTTCACCTCAATATGGGTTACACCATTGATCACCTGACATCCATGATGTTGGTGGTGGTAACCACGGTAGCTTTCTTGGTGATGGTATACACCGACGGCTATATGGCCCACGATCCAGGCTATGTCCGTTTCTACGCCTATCTGAGTCTGTTTAGCTTTTCGATGCTGGGCCTCGTGATGAGCCCCAACCTGGTACAGATTTATATCTTTTGGGAGCTGGTGGGGATGTGTTCCTACCTGCTGGTGGGTTTCTGGTTTGATCGCAAACCCGCCGCTGCCGCTGCTCAGAAAGCCTTTGTCACCAACCGCGTCGGTGACTTTGGTCTGCTGCTGGGTATTTTGGGCCTCTTTTGGGCCACCAACAGCTTTGAATTTGACATCATTGGCACTCGCCTCCAGGAGCTAGTCGCCTCTGGAGCACTCAGCGGAACGCTCGTTTCTATCTTTGCCATTCTGGTGTTTTTGGGTCCTGTTGCTAAGTCAGCCCAGTTCCCCCTCCACGTATGGCTACCGGACGCAATGGAAGGGCCAACACCCATTTCGGCTCTGATCCACGCCGCCACTATGGTTGCGGCTGGGGTCTTCTTGATTGCCCGAATGTTTCCGGTCTTTGCCGACATTCCAACAGTGATGACGGTGATTGCCTGGACCGGCGCTTTAACTGCATTCCTGGGTGCCTCCATTGCGATGACCCAGAACGATATTAAGAAGGGTTTGGCTTACTCCACCATTTCTCAACTGGGCTACATGGTGATGGCAATGGGGATTGGCGCTTACTCCGCCGGCCTCTTTCACCTGATGACCCACGCTTATTTCAAGGCCATGCTCTTTCTTGGCTCCGGCTCCGTCATTCACGGTATGGAAGATGTCGTCGGGCATGACCCAGTGCTTGCGCAAGACATGCGCCTAATGGGTGGTCTGCGGAAGTATATGCCTGCCACTGCCATCACCTTTTTAATTGGCTGTCTTGCTATTTCCGGGATTCCACCCTTCGCTGGCTTTTGGTCTAAGGATGAGATCTTAGGGGCTGCGTTTGAAGCAAATCCGGCTCTGTGGTTGATTGGCTGGGCCACTGCAGGGGTTACGGCTTTCTATATGTTCCGCATGTACTTCTCGACCTTTGAAGGAGAATTTCGCGGTAACCAATCAGAGCTTCGCACCCAGATTAAACAGCTTTCTCAACCGGCTTTCGGACCTGGGGCAATGGATCCTAAAGAGCTGGAGGCTCATGATGCCCACGACTCTCACGATCACGGGCACCACGCCAGCGAGCCCCATGAATCTCCGATCACCATGACTTTACCGCTAATGGTGTTAGCGATTCCCTCATTAGCTATCGGACTGTTGGGGACACCCTTCGCTAACTACTTTGAAACCTTCATCTATCCGCCAGGGGAACCCGTTCCCGACATGGCAGAGATAGCGGCTGAGTTCGAGTGGTCTGAGTTCGCTCCGATGGCGGGTAGCTCCATCGGCATTGCCCTGATTGGGATTACGCTGGCTTCGTTGATGTATATCAGCCGCAAGGTTGATGCCGGTGCGATCGCATCTAAAATTCAGCCTCTCTATGAGTTCTCACTCAACAAATGGTACTTAGATGATTTCTATGATCGTGTTTTCGTACGTGGCTGCCGTCGATTAGCGCGTCAGGTCTTAGAGGTGGACTACAACGTCGTTGATGGCGTTGTTAACTTCACGGGGTTTGTCGCCGTGATTAGTGGCGAAGGGTTGAAATACTTTGAGAATGGTCGCGCCCAGTTCTACGCGCTGATTATTTTCTTCGCGGTTTTGGGTTTCGTGATTATTTCTGTCTAG
- a CDS encoding thioredoxin family protein: protein MVLSVNEHTFKQAVLEADGLVLVSFGTPWCGPCRILSKYLNRIDEDATHQMKVVQVNADENFKLAHDYRLKQIPTLILFDQGEVIQRIETFESRTLIREQLQAILEQVPHSA from the coding sequence ATGGTTTTATCGGTCAACGAACACACCTTCAAACAAGCCGTGCTTGAGGCTGACGGTCTAGTCCTAGTCAGCTTTGGGACGCCTTGGTGTGGTCCCTGCCGAATCCTCTCTAAATATCTCAACCGGATCGACGAAGACGCGACCCACCAAATGAAGGTTGTTCAGGTCAACGCTGACGAGAACTTTAAGCTGGCCCATGACTATCGTCTCAAGCAGATCCCGACCTTGATACTCTTTGATCAAGGCGAGGTCATCCAGCGGATAGAAACTTTTGAAAGCCGTACTTTGATCCGAGAGCAGCTCCAGGCGATTTTAGAGCAGGTCCCACACTCTGCTTAG
- the fabG gene encoding 3-oxoacyl-[acyl-carrier-protein] reductase — MSSLQDKVAIVTGASRGIGKEIALALAAEGAAVAVNYTSSSTAADQVVADITGKGGDAIAIQADVSQEEQVDALVKTVMDKWGRVDVLVNNAGITRDTLLLRMKPADWRAVIDLNLTGVFLCTRAVSKTMLKQRAGRIINIASVAGQMGNPGQANYSAAKAGVIGFTKTVAKEFASRGITVNAVAPGFIETDMTDGLGAEEILKFIPLGRYGQPEEVAGTVRFLAADSAAAYITGQVFNVDGGMVMA; from the coding sequence ATGAGTTCACTGCAGGATAAAGTTGCCATTGTCACAGGTGCTTCGAGGGGCATCGGCAAAGAGATTGCCCTAGCGCTTGCTGCTGAGGGGGCTGCTGTGGCGGTGAATTATACTAGCTCCAGTACTGCAGCTGACCAGGTGGTGGCAGATATTACCGGCAAAGGTGGAGATGCGATCGCAATTCAAGCGGATGTCTCTCAAGAAGAGCAGGTCGATGCCCTCGTCAAAACCGTGATGGATAAGTGGGGCCGTGTGGACGTGCTGGTTAACAATGCAGGGATAACCCGCGATACCCTGCTGCTGCGCATGAAGCCTGCGGACTGGAGAGCGGTGATTGATCTGAATCTAACGGGTGTCTTTCTCTGCACCCGAGCCGTAAGCAAAACAATGCTCAAGCAGCGTGCGGGCAGAATTATTAATATCGCCTCTGTTGCTGGACAGATGGGCAATCCCGGTCAGGCCAACTACAGCGCCGCGAAAGCTGGAGTGATCGGCTTCACGAAAACCGTTGCCAAAGAATTCGCCAGTCGTGGAATTACCGTCAATGCAGTCGCTCCTGGCTTCATTGAGACAGATATGACTGATGGCTTAGGTGCTGAAGAAATCCTTAAGTTCATCCCCTTAGGTCGCTACGGTCAGCCCGAAGAGGTTGCAGGTACAGTACGGTTTCTGGCGGCGGATTCAGCCGCCGCTTACATTACCGGCCAAGTCTTCAACGTTGATGGCGGCATGGTAATGGCCTAG
- a CDS encoding NAD+ synthase, whose amino-acid sequence MKLAIAQLNPTIGDLSGNVQQIIERSIETAGQGAELMLTPELSLCGYPPRDLLLNPSFIEAMTAALQEIAAKVPSHLMVLVGFAEPNPQAPEVGSKPLYNSMACIKAGQVRQVIRKRLLPTYDVFDEDRYFASGEQPGILDCCGLKLGVTICEDLWNDEQFWGHRSYTVNPIAELVERQVDLIVNLSASPFVIGKQRVREAMLTHSAQRHGCPIVYVNQLGGNDDLIFDGRSVAVDIQGSIAGRAQAFKTDLLCIKFDSEKKTLRSSISHPLEGDHAEIWAALVLGVQDYARKCGFTQAVLGLSGGIDSALVGAIATAALGPENVLGVLMPSPYSSDHSIKDAQDLAVNLGFKTEVIPIADLMGAYDQSLSCIFSDTEPGIAEENIQARIRGAILMAIANKFGRLLISTGNKSELAVGYCTLYGDMSGGLAAISDVPKTRVYSLCRWLNSEAGQQAFNAQSSEIIPKNILTKPPSAELKPNQVDQDSLPPYDQLDDILARIVDQHQSQTQIVAAGHAAAIVQRVMQLVHRAEFKRRQAPPGLKITDRAFGTGWRMPIAAKH is encoded by the coding sequence ATGAAACTTGCGATCGCACAGCTCAATCCCACCATCGGCGATTTATCCGGCAACGTCCAGCAGATTATCGAACGGTCTATAGAGACTGCGGGCCAGGGCGCTGAGCTAATGCTAACGCCGGAGCTATCCCTCTGTGGCTATCCACCCCGCGATCTGCTGCTCAACCCCAGCTTTATCGAGGCGATGACGGCAGCGCTACAGGAAATCGCGGCAAAGGTTCCGAGTCATTTAATGGTGCTTGTAGGCTTTGCTGAACCCAACCCCCAGGCACCTGAAGTGGGAAGCAAGCCACTCTATAACAGCATGGCCTGCATCAAGGCGGGTCAGGTCCGGCAGGTAATTCGCAAGCGTCTGCTGCCCACCTATGACGTGTTTGATGAAGATCGCTATTTTGCCTCTGGAGAGCAACCCGGCATCTTGGACTGCTGCGGCCTCAAGCTTGGCGTCACCATTTGCGAGGATCTCTGGAACGATGAGCAGTTTTGGGGCCATCGCTCCTACACAGTCAATCCCATTGCCGAGCTGGTGGAGCGTCAGGTAGACCTGATCGTGAATCTTTCTGCCTCGCCCTTTGTGATCGGTAAACAGCGCGTCCGCGAGGCGATGCTCACGCACAGTGCCCAGCGCCACGGTTGCCCAATCGTATACGTCAATCAGCTAGGGGGGAACGATGATCTTATTTTTGACGGCCGCAGTGTGGCAGTTGATATACAGGGTTCAATTGCAGGCCGCGCTCAAGCCTTCAAGACCGATCTACTATGTATAAAATTTGATTCTGAGAAGAAAACGCTACGATCCTCAATCAGCCATCCCTTAGAGGGTGATCACGCTGAAATCTGGGCGGCGTTGGTGTTAGGGGTGCAGGACTACGCCCGTAAATGTGGGTTTACCCAGGCCGTGCTGGGATTGAGTGGTGGGATTGATTCGGCACTTGTAGGTGCGATCGCAACAGCAGCCCTCGGCCCTGAAAACGTCCTTGGCGTCCTAATGCCTTCTCCCTACAGCTCCGATCACTCGATTAAGGATGCTCAAGATCTAGCAGTGAATCTGGGCTTTAAAACTGAAGTGATTCCCATTGCTGATCTCATGGGAGCCTATGATCAATCCCTATCCTGTATATTCTCAGACACCGAACCCGGTATAGCCGAAGAAAATATACAGGCTCGCATTCGGGGGGCGATTTTGATGGCGATCGCAAATAAATTTGGTCGTCTCCTGATCTCCACCGGCAACAAATCTGAACTTGCCGTCGGCTACTGCACCCTCTACGGCGACATGAGCGGTGGGCTCGCCGCCATCTCTGACGTACCTAAAACCCGCGTTTATTCTCTTTGCCGCTGGCTCAACTCAGAAGCAGGCCAACAAGCCTTTAACGCTCAAAGCTCAGAAATCATTCCAAAAAACATTCTCACAAAACCTCCCAGCGCCGAACTCAAACCTAATCAGGTGGACCAAGACTCTCTCCCCCCATACGATCAACTTGATGACATTTTGGCCCGCATCGTTGATCAGCATCAATCACAGACTCAGATCGTAGCTGCAGGTCATGCGGCTGCCATTGTGCAGCGCGTCATGCAACTTGTACATCGAGCAGAATTTAAACGTCGGCAGGCTCCTCCCGGCCTCAAAATTACAGACCGTGCCTTTGGTACAGGCTGGCGGATGCCAATTGCAGCAAAACATTAA
- a CDS encoding type II toxin-antitoxin system RelE family toxin, protein MYEVALHPDAQKVYLKADKALAKKIARCLQQLEQTPRSHPNIKALRGDYAGCYRYRIGDYRVVYSIDDGQVLVLVVAIAHRSEAYKPHG, encoded by the coding sequence ATGTATGAGGTTGCTCTCCATCCAGATGCCCAGAAGGTTTATCTCAAGGCTGACAAAGCTTTAGCGAAGAAAATAGCTCGATGTTTGCAGCAGCTAGAACAAACGCCTCGTTCACATCCCAATATCAAAGCTCTCAGGGGGGATTATGCAGGTTGCTATCGCTACCGTATCGGTGATTATAGGGTTGTTTACTCGATAGACGATGGGCAGGTTTTGGTGCTAGTTGTGGCGATCGCGCACCGTAGTGAAGCCTACAAACCTCACGGATAA
- a CDS encoding superoxide dismutase — protein MKRLFGIVLSTLLLTSCLWGGFQSAGLTQPLRKNIQQNPEFSSPRTSLVAQAQAEEFVLPPLPYAYDALSAYVDEQTMMIHHDKHHAGYVKNLNDAIAKHPDLKGKSVEALLQDLDNIPEDIRVTVRNNGGGHANHTMFWETMTPDSKGQPTGKLAKAINSSFGSFDAFKEAFNTAGTKQFGSGWAWLVLTPDNKLEVTSTANQDSPLLDGNTPIMGNDVWEHAYYLKYQNKRGDYLNAWWNVVNWDQVGQRYEQALSS, from the coding sequence ATGAAACGCCTGTTTGGGATTGTTCTCTCAACCTTGCTCCTAACGTCCTGTTTATGGGGAGGTTTTCAGTCAGCTGGACTGACGCAGCCCCTTAGAAAAAACATCCAACAAAATCCTGAGTTTTCCTCTCCTAGGACCTCTCTTGTTGCTCAGGCACAAGCCGAAGAATTTGTACTACCGCCGCTTCCCTATGCTTACGATGCTCTCAGTGCATACGTTGATGAGCAAACTATGATGATTCACCACGATAAGCATCACGCGGGCTATGTGAAGAATTTGAATGATGCGATCGCAAAGCACCCTGACTTAAAGGGCAAATCTGTAGAAGCTCTCCTGCAAGACCTAGACAACATCCCTGAAGATATTCGCGTCACTGTTCGCAATAACGGCGGCGGTCACGCAAACCACACCATGTTCTGGGAAACCATGACGCCCGATAGTAAAGGTCAACCCACCGGCAAGCTAGCGAAGGCCATCAACTCAAGCTTCGGCAGCTTTGACGCTTTCAAAGAAGCCTTCAACACCGCTGGCACTAAACAGTTTGGGAGCGGTTGGGCTTGGCTGGTCTTGACACCCGATAACAAGCTAGAAGTGACCAGTACAGCAAACCAAGATAGTCCATTACTGGACGGCAACACACCGATCATGGGCAACGATGTTTGGGAACATGCTTACTACTTGAAGTACCAGAACAAGCGGGGTGACTACCTCAATGCCTGGTGGAATGTCGTGAACTGGGATCAGGTGGGTCAACGGTATGAGCAAGCATTGAGTTCTTAG
- a CDS encoding phage holin family protein, producing MIGLLVKFVVTVISLLIISKLPVVGVDIDSPGKAAISAIVIGVLNVLMWPLIKLFSFLPLHLDFLPVFILNVIIFGLAAALVPGFRLQNKLLSAIFGAALLTLFNVLIQRFLPFGDAETVSSSFMLLSNSIG from the coding sequence ATGATTGGTCTTCTGGTCAAGTTTGTGGTGACGGTTATCAGTTTGCTAATTATTTCTAAGTTGCCTGTGGTGGGGGTTGATATAGACAGCCCCGGCAAAGCCGCAATCTCAGCGATTGTCATTGGTGTTCTTAATGTTTTGATGTGGCCGCTGATCAAGTTGTTCAGCTTCTTGCCCCTGCACCTGGACTTTTTACCTGTTTTTATCCTTAACGTAATTATCTTTGGCCTTGCGGCGGCTCTGGTTCCAGGTTTCCGGCTGCAGAATAAGCTCTTGAGTGCGATCTTTGGTGCGGCACTCTTAACGCTGTTTAACGTTCTCATCCAGCGATTCCTGCCCTTTGGCGATGCTGAGACTGTCTCTTCTAGTTTCATGTTGCTCTCTAACAGTATTGGCTAG
- a CDS encoding TRC40/GET3/ArsA family transport-energizing ATPase — protein MRVILMTGKGGVGKTSVAAATGLRCAELGYKTLVLSTDPAHSLADSYDMELGHEPVLVRPNLWGAELDALMELEGNWGAVKRYITQVLQARGLDGVQAEELAILPGMDEIFSLVRMKRHYDEGTFDVLIIDSAPTGTALRLLSLPEVSGWYMRRFYKPFQAVSVALRPLVEPIFKPIAGFSLPNSEVMDAPYEFYEQIEALEKVLTDNTQTSVRLVTNPEKMVIKESLRAHAYLSLYNVSTDMVVANRIIPEHVTDPFFVQWKENQSQHRKEIHENFHPLPVKEVPLYQEEMCGLEALDRLKETLYPEGEDPAKVYYHENTLRVVQNDGEYSLELYLPGIPKDQVELTKTADELNVRIGNHRRNLVLPQALAAMQPAGAKMEEDYLKIKFSAKVPASV, from the coding sequence ATGCGCGTAATTTTAATGACCGGTAAAGGTGGCGTTGGTAAGACCTCCGTTGCTGCTGCCACTGGCCTCCGGTGTGCCGAACTGGGTTACAAAACATTAGTGCTCAGCACCGACCCGGCTCACTCCCTTGCCGATAGCTACGATATGGAGCTTGGGCACGAACCTGTATTGGTCCGCCCCAATCTCTGGGGGGCCGAGTTAGATGCTCTTATGGAGCTAGAGGGCAACTGGGGAGCGGTCAAGCGCTACATTACCCAAGTTCTTCAAGCTAGAGGTTTAGACGGCGTACAGGCAGAAGAGCTGGCTATCTTGCCGGGAATGGATGAAATCTTTAGTCTGGTCCGCATGAAGCGTCACTATGACGAAGGCACCTTTGATGTGCTGATCATTGATTCAGCCCCCACCGGTACAGCGCTCCGGTTGCTGAGCTTGCCTGAAGTGAGTGGTTGGTATATGCGCCGCTTCTATAAGCCATTCCAGGCTGTCTCTGTGGCTCTCAGACCACTAGTGGAACCGATTTTTAAGCCGATTGCGGGGTTCTCTTTACCGAACTCTGAGGTGATGGATGCGCCCTATGAGTTTTATGAGCAAATTGAAGCCCTAGAAAAGGTGCTAACCGACAATACTCAGACCTCAGTGCGGTTGGTGACCAACCCCGAGAAGATGGTTATTAAAGAGTCTCTGCGCGCCCATGCCTATTTGAGTCTCTACAACGTTTCCACAGACATGGTGGTGGCTAACAGAATTATTCCTGAACACGTCACGGATCCTTTCTTTGTGCAGTGGAAAGAGAATCAGAGTCAGCACCGCAAAGAAATTCATGAAAACTTCCATCCTCTCCCAGTCAAAGAGGTGCCGCTCTACCAAGAAGAGATGTGCGGTCTTGAAGCCTTAGATCGTCTCAAAGAGACGCTTTATCCCGAGGGCGAAGATCCGGCCAAGGTTTACTACCACGAGAATACGCTGCGGGTTGTGCAGAATGATGGTGAGTATAGCCTTGAGCTTTATTTGCCCGGTATTCCGAAAGATCAGGTGGAGCTAACGAAGACGGCGGATGAACTCAACGTTCGCATTGGTAATCATCGTCGCAATCTAGTTCTGCCCCAGGCGCTTGCGGCTATGCAGCCTGCCGGAGCCAAAATGGAAGAGGACTACCTGAAAATTAAGTTCAGCGCCAAGGTGCCTGCTTCGGTTTAG